The Mesorhizobium loti DNA segment CGGGGCCGACATTGACCGAAGCGGCAAAGGGCACGAGGCCGAACTGCACCGGCTTGTCGACCTGCTTGATCATAACCGCCTGCTGGGCCAGCGTGTCGACCAGCTGCTTCGACGCAGTCTTGAGAAGATCGATGCGCTTTTGTCCAGAGCCGGTGCCGAGTGTGGTCATCGATCCGGAATTGTCGAGCACCAGGGCAACTTCCAACGTGTTCTTCAGCCGCACCTGGGAGGTGATGTTGAAGCTGATCCTCTGGTTCGCATCGGTCGCGGATTTGCCGACCATCTGGGCGAAGGCGGGATAGAAATAGGGCTTGTAGGCAAGCTGCGCCGTCATCGTGAGCAGGCCACCGCCGCTGGTGTTGCTCGGCAAGGTGACGTTGAGCGTCGTGCTGGCGGGATCGACATCGTTCAGGTTGGCATTGAAGAAATCGAGCGCATAGGCTCTCAACTGGTCGTCGGTCGCACCTTCCGTCAGCCGGCGCGCCGTGGCGAAGTTGGCGGCGTCGAGCGCATTCGTCACCATCTGCTTTTCGCGGTTCATTTCGGTGAAGTCGACCGCGATCGCCAGGCCGCCCATCAACGGCACCATCGCCACGACTGTCATAAGAGCATAGTTGCCGCGTCTGTCGCGGCGGAACTGGCGCCAGATTTCATGCATGTCTTGCAGCGGCCCCCGCCGGCGGATTCTCGATTGGCGCCAGCTTTTCACAAAACGCTGAAGGGCCGGTTTGGGAAACCGCTCTATTGCTCGGTCGGCGCTTCACCAACCGCTAACCATCCAACGGCCGCGGCCCTGATGCCGTCCAGAAAAACGTCTGCCGACGCAGGACTTGGGCATATCGGGCTGACAAATAACAGGGATAAGGCGGAGCTCATGGTCGTCCAGTCCAACTCTCATTGATCAATTGACGAGACCGTCAGGTGAAAGCTGGTGACAGCATGGATCGGTTCGGATAATTCGAACCCGCTGTGGCGAACCGTCGGCCGCGGCGCTCGCAACGCTCATATTGAAGGACACGGCATGGCGGATTCGCCTGAAATCGTCGGCTCGCTCGAAGACGTCTCGAAAGCCTATTCGGCAATTCTTTGCGATGTCTGGGGTGTCGTGCACAACGGCGAATGGCATTTTCCCGCGGCCGCGGCGGCGCTGGCCAAGGCGAGGGCAGCCGGTATTCCCGTTGTCCTCATCACCAACTCGCCCCGCCGCAACGCCGATGTCGTGGCTCAGATGAGCGCAATCGGCGTTCCGCCGTCAGCCTACGACCGTGTGGTGACCTCGGGCGACGTGACCCGTGACCTGATCGCGGAGGGCCCACGCAAGGTTTTCCACATCGGCGCCGACCGCGACCTGACCCTCTATGACGGCCTCGATGTCGATCTCGTCGAGGAATTCGAGGCCGCCGGCGTTGTCTGCACCGGGCTGTTCAACGACGAGGTCGAGAAGCCTGAGGATTATGCGGAAATGCTGCGCCGATTGCGGGCCAGGAACCTGCCGTTCATCTGCGCCAACCCCGATATCATGGTGGAGCGCGGCGAACGGATCATCTGGTGCGCCGGTGCCCTGGCGCGCGACTATGCCCAGCTCGGCGGCCGCACGCTGATCGCCGGAAAGCCCTACGCGCCTGTATATGACGTGGCGATGAAGGAGGTGGCGGAGCTGCTTGGCCGGCCGGTTGAACGTTCTCGGATATTGGCCATCGGCGACGGGATGATGACCGATGTGAAGGGCGCGGCCGACAATGGTTTCGACGTTCTCTATGTCTCCGGCGGCATTCATGCCCGCGACTACGGCGATGCATCCCGGCCGGATCCGGCAAAGCTCGGGCTCTTCCTGGAACGGCACGGCTATCGTCCGGTGGCCGTCATGGTCAGACTGCAGTAGGTGGCAATGGTAGCCTTCCAGCATCTCTCGGCAACCGCGCCGCTGCCCGCCGATCTGCGTGGCGGCGTTGTCGCGATCGGCAATTTCGATGGCGTCCACCGTGGTCATCAGGCGGTGCTCGAACGGGCGCTGGCCGAGGCTGTGCGGCGTGACGTGCCGGCCCTGGTGCTGAGCTTCGAACCGCATCCGCGAAAGGTCTTCAGGCCTGACATGCCGTTGTTCGTGCTGACGCCGCCGCCGATGAAGGCGCGGCTCTTGTCGTTGCTGGGCTTTGCCGCACTCGTCGAGCAGCCGTTCACGCGCGACTTCGCCGCGCTGTCGGCGGAAGCGTTCATCACCGACGTGCTGGAGAGGACGCTCGGTATCACCCACGCTGTGACTGGTTTCGATTTCCATTTCGGCAAGGACCGCCAGGGCGGACCGGCTTATCTGATGGCAGCCGGCGAACGCCATGGCTTTGGCGTCACGCTTGTCGACGCCTTTCGCGACGAGGGCGCCGAGGTGGTTTCATCGAGCCGGATCCGGGCCTTGCTCTGCGATGGCGAGGTGAGCGAGGCCGCCGGTCTGCTCGGCTATCGCTTCACGGTGGAGAGCGAGGTCGTCGGCGGCCAGCAACTCGGACGGACGCTCGGCTTTCCCACGGCGAATATGCGGCTTCCCGCGGAAGCCACCCTCAAGGAAGGGATCTATGCCGTCCGCTTCCGGCGCGCCGACGGCACGTTGCATGACGGCGTCGCCTCCTTCGGCCGCCGCCCGACCGTTGACGACAATGGCGCACCGCTTCTGGAAACCTTCGTCTTCGATTTTTCCGGCGATCTCTATGGCGAGACCTGTGAGGTCTCGTTCTTCGGCTTCCTGCGCAGCGAGATCAAATTCGACGGGCTCGATGCCTTGGTGGTGCAGATGAAGCGCGATGAAGCCGAAGCACGCGCGCTGCTTGCCAGCGTCAAGCCGCTATCCGGTCTGGACGCTTCGGTGGCGTTCTGAGCTACTTCTTCAGCGCAAGGCCGACCGCGATGAAGGTCCAGCCCTGGAAGATCAGGTCGATCGCCAGGAACAATCCGAGCACCCATAGGCTGTTGACCGGCCAACCCATGGCGATGATTAAGCCAGCAACCACGCTGATGATACCCGCCGCGACGATCCAGCCCCAGCCCTGTTGCGGGCGGTGACTGTAGCCGACCCAGACCCGCAGCGCGCCGGAAGCGACGAGCGCAACGGCCAGCAGGAAGGTCAGCACCGCCGAGGCCAGCAGCGGATTGTCGAAAGCGAAAAATCCGGCGACCGCGTAAAGCAGTCCGCTGAGCAGCCAGTAGAAGAAGCGGCCCCAGGTTTTGACCCCGAAAGCATGCATGATCTCGATGATGCCGGCCACCAGCATCAGCCAGCCGACGACATAGACGGAAGCCACCGTGGCGATGAACAGATTGCCGAAGGCAATGCCGCCGAGGATCAGCAGCAACACGCCCAGACCGACGAACCATCCCCATTTTGCTCGGGTCTCCCCGATCGCGTTCTTCAGTGTATCGCCGTGCAAGGTCATGTCGCCACCTCCGTCGAGGACCGCCAGCATGCAACGAAGTTAGCTCCGGTGCCTGTCCGCGTCCAGCCGGGGCGGCCCGATGGTGCAGCCAATTCGAGGCGGATGTCTCGGCCTTAAATCAAATTTTACCAAAGCCTCGTCAAAGCTGTCACCGAAGGACAGTTGTATCGTGTTAGTGGAGTGGCCATGAGTCCGGTCGGGAAGATTTCTGCAGCCTTGGCTACTTTAATGCTGGCCACGTCAGGCGCGGCCGAGGCCGGCGACGGCGCTTTCGGCTGGCTATCCGGCGACTGGTATCTGACGGTTGGCGCCACTGGCCTGATCGCGCCCAATTTCGAGGGCGGCAAGCAATACATGCTGAGTGCCCAGCCCATCATCTCCTTGGGCAAGGCGGGCCTCCAGGCACGCTTCACCTCGCGCAACGACAACATTTCGCTGGCGCTGGTCGATGACGGCAGCGTCCGCGCCGGCCTGACCGGCAAGTTCCTGTTCTCACGCGATGACGGCAATGCCGACGAGCTCAAGGGTCTCGATCCGGTCCGCTGGGGCGGCGAAGTCGGCGGCTTCTTCGAATTCTACCCGACGGACTGGATGCGCGCGCGCGCCGAGTTGCGGCATGGCATCCGTGCCCATAACGGCTTTGTCGCCGATATCGCCGCCGACGCCTTCTATGATGTGACGCCAACCGTCAGGATTTCGGGTGGTCCGCGCGTGTCCTTTGCCTCGGCCAACTATTTCGACGCTTATTATGGCGTCAACGCACAGGAAGCCGTGGCCTCGGGCCTGAGCCAATACAATCCCGGTAGCGGCCTGAAATCCGTCGGTCTCGGCGGCGCGGTGACCTGGAAGGTGACCGATCCGATGACCGCCAGCCTGTTTGGCGAATATTCACGCCTGGAAGGCCCGGCGGCCGATTCCAGCCTGGTCAGGGAGCGCGGCGACCGCAACCAGTTCATGGTCGGTGTGTCGACCACCTATCGCTTCGACTTCAAGATGTAAGCGAATCGAACGAGACGCTTTATTCCTGCGCCTATCTCCGCTAAAAGCCACGCCATGATGAGCTTTTCGCGCCTTTTCGCGATCGCGATACGAATTACTGGCCCGGTGTTCCGGGTGGCCTGAGCGCCGCCGGAGCCGCCGGGAGTTTCGCGCGCGCCCTCGCGCTTTTTCCAGATCATCGACGCATATCGCCCAAAAGTGGGTCCGGTTTTGGGAAAACGATATGCGTCAACCAAAGACTTCAACGCCCGGGCTTTGTGCCGACGGGTTACCCAGATGGCAGATCAATGACCGACACTGTTGAAACGATCGACTATTCCAAGACGCTTTACCTGCCGCAGACGGATTTCCCGATGCGCGCCGGCTTGCCCGAGAAGGAACCAGTGCTGGTCAAGCGCTGGCAGGACATGGACCTCTACCGCAAGCTGCGCGAGAGTGCCGCCGGCCGCACGAAATATGTGCTGCATGACGGCCCGCCCTACGCCAACGGCAACATCCATATCGGCCATGCGCTGAACAAGATCCTCAAGGATGTCATCACCCGCTCGTTCCAGATGCGCGGCTATGATTCCAACTATGTGCCCGGCTGGGACTGCCACGGCCTGCCAATCGAATGGAAGATCGAGGAGCAGTACCGCGCCAAGGGCAAGAACAAGGACGAGGTGCCGGTCAACGAGTTCCGCAAGGAATGCCGTGAATTCGCCGCGCACTGGATCTCGGTGCAGGGCGGCGAGTTCCAGCGGCTCGGCGTCATCGGCGACTTCAAGAACCCCTATACGACGATGGCCTTCCACGCGGAGTCGCGCATCGCCGGCGAATTGCTGAAATTCGCCATGTCGGGCCAGCTCTATCGCGGCTCGAAGCCGGTGATGTGGAGCGTCGTCGAGCGCACCGCATTGGCCGAGGCCGAGATCGAGTACCAGGACTATGAGTCCGATACGATCTGGGCGAAGTTTCCGGTGGCCAATCTCGTCGTTGCCAGTGTCGTGGATGGGCAGCCGGCGGAACTCAATCCGGACCTGAGCGGGCGGTCGCTGGATTTGCTGGATGCCCATGTCGTCATCTGGACGACGACGCCGTGGACCATCCCGGGCAACCGCGCCGTCAGCTATTCGCCGCGCGTCGCCTATGGGCTGTACGAGGTGACGGCGGCCGAGAATGCGTTTGGCCCGCAGCCGGGTGAGAAGCTGATCTTCGCCGACGCCCTTGCCGAGGACAGCCAGGCCAAGGCCAAGGTCACCTTGAAGCGCCTTCACGGCGTCAGCGCCGAACAGCTTGGAAATCTTGTGCTTTCGCACCCCTTCAAGGGTCTCGGCGGCGGCTACGAGTTCCCGGTGCCGATGATCGCGGGCGATCACGTGACCGACGATGCCGGTACCGGCTTCGTCCACACCGCGCCCAGCCATGGCCGCGAGGATTTCGACGCCTGGATGGACGCGGCGCCCCAATTGCGCGCACGTGGCGTTGATACCGTGATCCCCTTCACGGTCGACGATGCCGGCTTCTTCACCAAGGAGGCACCGGGCTTCGGGCCGGACCGCGAGGGCGGGGCCGCGCGTGTCATTGACGACAACGGCAAGAAGGGCAACGCCAACCAGGCGGTCATCGACGAGCTGATCAAGCGCAACGCGCTGTTCGCGCGCGGCCGCCTGAAGCACAGCTACCCGCATTCCTGGCGGTCGAAGAAGCCGGTCATCTTCCGCAACACGCCGCAATGGTTCGTCTACATGGACAAGGACCTCGGCGACGGCACGACGCTGCGCAGCCGCGCCTTGAAGGCCATCGACGACACGCGCTTCGTGCCGGCCGCCGGCCAGAACCGCATCCGCGCCATGATCGAGGAGCGCCCCGACTGGGTGCTGTCGCGCCAGCGCGCCTGGGGTGTGCCGATCGCCGTCTTCGCCGATGAGGACGGCAACGTGCTGAAGGACGAGGCGGTCAACCAACGTATCATGGACGCCTTCGAGGAAGAGGGCGCCGATGCCTGGTTCGCGGCGAACGCCAAGGAACGCTTCCTCGGCAACCATGATGCTTCCAAATGGAAGCAGGTGATGGACATCCTCGACGTCTGGTTCGATTCGGGCTCGACCCATGTCTTTACGCTGGAGGATCGGCCCGACCTGAAGTGGCCGGCCGACGTCTATCTCGAAGGCTCCGACCAGCATCGCGGCTGGTTCCACTCCTCGCTGCTCGAAAGCTGCGGCACCAGGGGCAGGGCGCCTTACGACACCGTCGTCACCCACGGCTTCACCATGGACGAAGACGGACGCAAGATGTCGAAGTCGCTTGGCAACACGGTGGTGCCGCAGGACGTCATCAAGCAGTCCGGCGCCGACATCCTGCGCCTGTGGGTGGTGACGACGGACTATTGGGAAGATCAGCGGCTCGGCAAGAACGTGCTGCAGACCAACATCGACGCCTACCGCAAACTGCGCAACACCATCCGCTGGATGCTGGGCACGCTCGCCCATGACGATGGCGAGACCGTGCCGCTGGAAGCGATGCCGGAGCTGGAGCGGCTGATGCTGCATCGGCTGGCCGAACTCGATGAGGTGGTGCGCCAGGGCTACGATGCCTTCGAGTTCAAGCGCGTCACCCGCGCGCTCATCGATTTCATGGTGGTCGAGCTGTCGGCCTTCTATTTCGACATCCGCAAGGACGCGCTCTACTGCGACGCACCGTCGAGCGTGAAACGCAAGGCCTCGGTTCAGGTGGTGCGCCATCTGTTCGAATGTCTGGTGAAATGGCTGGCGCCGATGCTGCCCTTCACCATGGAAGAGGCCTGGCTCGACCGGCATCCCGATGCCGTGTCGGTGCATCTCGACCAGTTTCCGGAAATCCCGGCGGGCTGGAAGAATGAGGCGCTGGCGGAAAAATGGCGCAAGGTCAGGCAGGTGCGCCGCGTCGTCACCGGCGCGCTCGAGATTGCGCGTGCCCAGAAGGTGATCGGCTCCTCGCTGGAGGCGGTGCCGGTCGTCACCATCAACGACGCGACGCTCGAGGCAGCGATAGCGGACGTCGACATGGCCGAGATGGCGATCACCAGCGATCTCGTCATTGTCCGAGGCAAGGTGCCGGAAGGCGCCTTCACGCTCGACGATGTCAAGGGCGTCGCCGTTGTTGTCGAGAAGGCGGAGGACCGCGGCCTGGTCAAATGCGCGCGTTCCTGGCGCTACACGGCCGATGTCGGACAGGATCCTGCATTTCCCGATGTCTCGGCGCGCGACGCCGCCGTGCTGCATGAGCTGAAGGCGCTCAGCCGGCTTTAGGTGCATGTCGTCCAAAAGCATGCCCTCGGGGCCTGACCCTAGGGTGTGCCGCGGTTTTAGGAAAACGACATCCACCCGATCAATAGTGCACAAATGCCACGCCGGGCGGTGCAAATCCGCCCGTGCGTTGCCCTTAACGAGTGGTTGAGGTAAACACGCGAAACTCCGGAAGACAAATTGTCGCCGGATTTCCGTCGCAAGTGCTTGGACGATGGGGATCGGTCATAAGACCGGTGGCGATCGAGAGGCTGTCTAGAGTGGGACTTTTTGGCATGACCGAGAGATATAACGCGCGCCTTGCGCTGCTGGCGCCGCTTTTCGCATCGGGCCTTGCTTTATCCGGCTGCATGGGTTCTCCGACCTACGGAACCGATAAGACCGCGGCCGAACAGCTGGCCGGCGATCTCACCGGCGCCGTTTCCTTCGCGCCCAAACACAAGGACCCGATCGACTACAAGCCGCGCCCCACCTTGGTGAAGCCAGCTCCCGGACAGAAGGACGCGCTGCCTGCACCGCAGGAAAGCATCGAAACGGCAAGCGCCGAATGGCCCGAATCGCCCGAGCAGCGCCGCGCGCGGCTGCGCGCTGACGCCACGGCCCACCAGAATGATCCGAGCTATCAGGCTGAGATCGTCGATGATGTGCAGACCGATCCGGCCTCGGTGAAAAAGGCGATGGCGGATTCAGGCTCCAGCCACCCGCCGGCATGGACGCCCGCGGACTCCGACAAGGGCCGCGCCGCCGAAATCCAGCGTCGTCTTGCAGAGGGCAAACAGGGCGATCCCAACACCCGCAAATACCTGAGCGAACCACCCTTGGCCTACCGTGTCGCGTCCGACACAGCGCCGCAGAACGAACTCGGCGAGGACGAATACAAGAAGGAGCGCCGCCTGAAGAAGCAGGCGGAAGGCAAGAAGGGCTGGTTTGACTGGTTGCCGTCCCTCTAAGAACGGCCACGCCGCCCCCTTACGGAGGGGCATGGCGTGGTTCAGTCACGACGTTCCTTGAAAAAATCCTTCAGCAGCAGGGCCGCTTCGGTCTCGCCCATGCCCGGATAGACGTCTGGCGTATGGTGGCAAGTCGGCGAGGCGAAGAAGCGTACGCCATTGACGACCGCACCGCCCTTTTCGTCGGCGGCGCCGAAGTAAAGCCGGCGCAACCTGGCGAAGGAAATGGCGCCGGCACACATCGCGCAAGGCTCCAGCGTCACATAGAGATCGTGGCCGGTGAGCCGTTCGGCCGAGAGTTTCCCACAGGCTTCGCGGATCACCAACATCTCGGCATGCGCCGTCGGATCGGCAAGCTCGCGGGTGCGGTTGCCGGCTTTTGCAAGGACCGTGCTGCCGCTGGCGATGACGGCGCCGACCGGCACTTCGCCGCGCAAGCCAGCCGCTTCGGCCTCTTTTAGCGCCAGCGCCATGAAATCCGGCCGCTTCACGCTGGTTCCATTCCTATTATCTCCTCGCCACTCCAGGCTTTTGGTTTTCGTTTGTCTTTTCGGGAAAACCAGTCTCCACTTTTCGCTGACAAACTCTGATGATCCTGTTTTTCAGGGAAAACCGGTTTCCACTTTTCCCTGACAAACTCTGGCGATCCTGTTATTGAGCGCATCAACCCGAAAATCGGACTCGATTTTCGGAAATGATCATGCGCCAAATCAAAGTGCACCAGCGTTCGTTGCGCGCCCGAAAGGATGCGCCACGCTGTAGCAGCGCAAACGGACAAAGGCCACATGGACGACAACGACAAGAAATCTCCGCGCCAAAAAGGCCCGGGCAAGAAACCTGCGGCTCCGCGAGGCGGCGGCAAGCCATCCTTCGGCGCCAAGAAACCTTACGCGCCGCGCGGCGATCGGCCGATGGCCGCCGAGGGCGAACGCCCAAAGCGCGACTTCAAGGGCGGCGACAAGCCGTTCAGCAAGGGGCCACGCCCAGCGGGCAAGCCCTATGAAAAGCGCGAAGGGCCACGCAAGCCCTACGCGCCGCGCGGCGACCGTCCGATGGCGGCCGAAAGCGAGCGCAAGCCCTATGAGAAGCGCGAAGGACCGCGCAAGCCCTACGCGCCGCGTGGCGACCGTCCGATGGCGGCCGAAGGCGAGCGCAAGCCCTATGAGAAGCGCGAAGGACCGCGCAAGCCCTACGCGCCGCGCGGCGACCGCCCGGTTGCCGCTTCGGCGGAGGGTGGTGAAAAGCGTTTCGACCGTCCCAAGCGTGATTTCGGCGATCGTCCGAAGCGTGACTTTTCTGACCGTCCCAAGCGCGACTTCAGTGATCGCCCGAAGCGTGACTTCGGTGATCGGCCGCAAGCGGCATCGGGCGGCGGCTTCAAGCCGCGCCCACGGCCCGCCGAGGCCACGGAAGAGGCCGGCGAGCGCATCGCCAAGCGGTTGGCGCGCGCCGGCCTTGCCTCGCGCCGCGACGCCGAGGAATTGATTGCGGCCGGCCGCGTCAAGGTCAACGGTCGTGCTCTGACTTCGCCGGCTTTCAATGTCATGCCTGGCGACATCATCCATCTCGACGGCATGGAGATCCCGCCGATCGAACGCACGCGCCTGTTCCTGTTCCACAAGCCGGCCGGCGTCGTCACCACCAACCGCGATCCCGAGGGCCGCAAGACGGTCTTCGACGTGCTGCCGGCCGAATTGCCGCGGCTGATGACCATTGGCCGGCTCGACATCAACACCGAAGGCCTGCTGCTGCTCACCAATGATGGCGGCCTGTCGCGCGTGCTAGAACTGCCGGCCACCGGCTGGCTGCGCCGCTACCGCGTGCGCGTCCACGGCAAGGTCGAGGAAAGCGCGCTCGCCGGCCTGCGTGAAGGCATTGCCGTCGACGGCGTCTTCTATGGCGCCATCGAGGCCAGCCTCGACCGCGAGCAGGGCTCCAATGCCTGGCTGACGATCGGTCTGCGCGAAGGCAAGAACCGTGAGGTCAGGAACATCCTCGGTGCGCTCGGCCTCGACGTGACGCGGCTGATCCGCATCTCCTACGGCCCATTCCAGCTCGAGGATCTTCCCGAGGGCCATGTGCTGGAGATCAAGGGCCGCGTGCTGCGCGACCAACTGGGCGAGCGCCTGGTGGAGGAATCCGGCGCCAATTTCGACGCCGAGATAACAAAGCCGTTTTCCAACAAGCCGGTGCGGCGCACTGAAGTTCGCGAACCAGAACCCGAACGGCCGAAATTCACACGCGACGGCGAGCGCCGGCCGATCGGCGAGGGCGGGCTGATCAAGAACCGCAAGCGCCGCGAAGGCAGCCGCGATGAGGCACTCGGCAAGTTGTCGACCAGTCCCGACAGAGCCGAGAGGCCGGAAAAGAGCTTTGGCGAACGCGGCCCGAGGCCCGAACGCGGCGGCTTTGGCGACAAACCCCGTGGCAGTTTCGGCGACAAGCCGCGTGGTGGCTTCGGCGACAAGCCTCGCGGTGGTTTTGGCGGCAAGAAAACCGAGCGCGAGCAGCGGCCGATCGAGCCGCCCGGCCAGCGCAAGGCCAATGTCTGGATGGCGCCCGGTGCTAGGCCGATCGGCAAGGGCAGGGCGGAAGCCGACGCCGCCAAGGCGGCGGACGCCAAGGCGCGCAAGGCCTCGTTCAAGCCGTCCTATGGCAAGCCCGCTGGCAAACCGGGCGGCGCGAAGCCGTTCGGCAAGCCACGTGGCGAGCGTCCGGCCGGTGGCGGTGAACGGCCGCGCGGCGGCCCCAAGGGTCCCCGCACAAGATGAGAATCGTCGGCGGTGAGTTTCGTGGGCGTCCGCTGGCGACGCCCCGCAGCAGCGCCATCCGTCCGACGACCGACCGCACCCGCGAGGCCGTCTTCAACGTGCTGGCGCATCGCTTTGCCGAGCATTTGGACGGCGCGCGCGTGCTGGACCTGTTTGCCGGCACCGGCGCGCTTGGTCTGGAAGCGCTGTCGCGCGGCGCGTCCTATGGCGTCTTCATCGAGGAATCGGCCGAAGGCCGCGGCCTGATCCGCGACAATGTCGAGGCCTTTGGCCTGACCGGACGCACCAAGATTTTTCGCCGCGACGCCACCGGCCTTGGCGAGGCGGGCACGCTGGCGCCATTCGGTCTCGTCTTCGCCGACCCGCCCTATGGCAAGGGACTTGGCGAGCGCGCCTTGCAGTCGGCGAAGGCCGGCGGCTGGCTGCGGCCCGGCGCGCTGTGCGTGGTCGAGGAGACCGCGGCGGTTCCCTTCGAGCCGGGCCCAAGCTTTGCCGTGCTGGATGAGCGCAACTATGGCGAGACCATCATCCGTTTCATCGAGGCTGCCTGATACGCCTGCGTTGCGGCGGCCTCTTTGCCGCCGCCTTTGCCGGCAACAACAATTCACTTTGCTTGTCGCCTGCACCTTGCCCTATCGTCGTACCCAAGCAATTCCAGGAAAAGTGTTATGCGGTTTTCCGTCCGGAATTGCGTCAGAACAAAGAGACAGAGCAGTTCAGCGTTTCCGTGAAACGGTGAACTGCTCTACAAACCGGAGCCATTGATGACATTTCAGGCTGAATGGCTGCAGGGAACACTGCTGGCAACGTCGCTGGCCTTCACGCTCACCGGCTCCGCGCTGGCAGATAGCGCCGTGCCGCCCAACACCAAGTCGGCCGAGTTCAAGGTGACGGATTTCCTGCTCGACAACGGCATGGAGGTGGTCGTCATCCCTGATCACCGCGCGCCAATCGTCACCCATATGGTGTGGTACAAGATCGGCAGTGCCGACGAGCCGCCCGGCAAATCCGGCATCGCCCATTTCTTCGAACATCTGATGTTCAAGGCGACGACACATCATGCGGCCGGCGAGTTCGACCGCGCCGTCTCCGACATTGGCGGCTCCAACAACGCTTTCACCTCCTACGACTACACCGCTTTCCACGAGACGGTGGCGCCGTCGGCGCTCGAGCAGATGATGGGCTTCGAGGCCGACCGCATGCGCAACCTCATCCTCACCGACGATGTCATCAAGACCGAGCGCGATGTCATCCTCGAGGAGCGCCGCTCGCGCATCGACAACAATCCGCAGGCGGTGCTCGACGAGGAAGTCGATGCCACGCTCTGGCAAAACCAGCCCTATCGCATCCCCGTCATCGGCTGGATGCAGGAGATGGAACAGCTGAACCGCATCGACGCCACCGCCTTCTATGACAAATACTATCGGCCCAACAACGCCGTGCTCATCGTGGCCGGCGATGTCGAACCCGCCATGGTCAAGGCGCTGGCCGAAAAAACCTATGGCAAGGTAGCGCGCGGCCCGAACCTGCCGCCGCGCATCCGCCCGGTCGAGCCGGAGCAGAACACCAAACGCACCGTCACGCTCTCCGACGCCCGCGTCAGTGTGCCGAGTTTCTCGACGCAATGGGTGGTGCCATCCTACCACACCGCCAAGCCGGGCGAGGCCGAAGCGCTTGACCTCCTGGCCGAAATCCTCGGCGGCGGCAACCGCAGCCGGCTCTACCAGGCCCTGGTCGTCCAGCAAGGCATCGCTTCCAGCGCCGGTGCGTATTTCCAGGG contains these protein-coding regions:
- a CDS encoding HAD superfamily hydrolase — protein: MADSPEIVGSLEDVSKAYSAILCDVWGVVHNGEWHFPAAAAALAKARAAGIPVVLITNSPRRNADVVAQMSAIGVPPSAYDRVVTSGDVTRDLIAEGPRKVFHIGADRDLTLYDGLDVDLVEEFEAAGVVCTGLFNDEVEKPEDYAEMLRRLRARNLPFICANPDIMVERGERIIWCAGALARDYAQLGGRTLIAGKPYAPVYDVAMKEVAELLGRPVERSRILAIGDGMMTDVKGAADNGFDVLYVSGGIHARDYGDASRPDPAKLGLFLERHGYRPVAVMVRLQ
- a CDS encoding outer membrane protein V, which translates into the protein MLATSGAAEAGDGAFGWLSGDWYLTVGATGLIAPNFEGGKQYMLSAQPIISLGKAGLQARFTSRNDNISLALVDDGSVRAGLTGKFLFSRDDGNADELKGLDPVRWGGEVGGFFEFYPTDWMRARAELRHGIRAHNGFVADIAADAFYDVTPTVRISGGPRVSFASANYFDAYYGVNAQEAVASGLSQYNPGSGLKSVGLGGAVTWKVTDPMTASLFGEYSRLEGPAADSSLVRERGDRNQFMVGVSTTYRFDFKM
- a CDS encoding nitrogen fixation protein gene; its protein translation is MKRPDFMALALKEAEAAGLRGEVPVGAVIASGSTVLAKAGNRTRELADPTAHAEMLVIREACGKLSAERLTGHDLYVTLEPCAMCAGAISFARLRRLYFGAADEKGGAVVNGVRFFASPTCHHTPDVYPGMGETEAALLLKDFFKERRD
- a CDS encoding bifunctional riboflavin kinase/FMN adenylyltransferase, giving the protein MVAFQHLSATAPLPADLRGGVVAIGNFDGVHRGHQAVLERALAEAVRRDVPALVLSFEPHPRKVFRPDMPLFVLTPPPMKARLLSLLGFAALVEQPFTRDFAALSAEAFITDVLERTLGITHAVTGFDFHFGKDRQGGPAYLMAAGERHGFGVTLVDAFRDEGAEVVSSSRIRALLCDGEVSEAAGLLGYRFTVESEVVGGQQLGRTLGFPTANMRLPAEATLKEGIYAVRFRRADGTLHDGVASFGRRPTVDDNGAPLLETFVFDFSGDLYGETCEVSFFGFLRSEIKFDGLDALVVQMKRDEAEARALLASVKPLSGLDASVAF
- a CDS encoding isoleucyl-tRNA synthetase, whose translation is MTDTVETIDYSKTLYLPQTDFPMRAGLPEKEPVLVKRWQDMDLYRKLRESAAGRTKYVLHDGPPYANGNIHIGHALNKILKDVITRSFQMRGYDSNYVPGWDCHGLPIEWKIEEQYRAKGKNKDEVPVNEFRKECREFAAHWISVQGGEFQRLGVIGDFKNPYTTMAFHAESRIAGELLKFAMSGQLYRGSKPVMWSVVERTALAEAEIEYQDYESDTIWAKFPVANLVVASVVDGQPAELNPDLSGRSLDLLDAHVVIWTTTPWTIPGNRAVSYSPRVAYGLYEVTAAENAFGPQPGEKLIFADALAEDSQAKAKVTLKRLHGVSAEQLGNLVLSHPFKGLGGGYEFPVPMIAGDHVTDDAGTGFVHTAPSHGREDFDAWMDAAPQLRARGVDTVIPFTVDDAGFFTKEAPGFGPDREGGAARVIDDNGKKGNANQAVIDELIKRNALFARGRLKHSYPHSWRSKKPVIFRNTPQWFVYMDKDLGDGTTLRSRALKAIDDTRFVPAAGQNRIRAMIEERPDWVLSRQRAWGVPIAVFADEDGNVLKDEAVNQRIMDAFEEEGADAWFAANAKERFLGNHDASKWKQVMDILDVWFDSGSTHVFTLEDRPDLKWPADVYLEGSDQHRGWFHSSLLESCGTRGRAPYDTVVTHGFTMDEDGRKMSKSLGNTVVPQDVIKQSGADILRLWVVTTDYWEDQRLGKNVLQTNIDAYRKLRNTIRWMLGTLAHDDGETVPLEAMPELERLMLHRLAELDEVVRQGYDAFEFKRVTRALIDFMVVELSAFYFDIRKDALYCDAPSSVKRKASVQVVRHLFECLVKWLAPMLPFTMEEAWLDRHPDAVSVHLDQFPEIPAGWKNEALAEKWRKVRQVRRVVTGALEIARAQKVIGSSLEAVPVVTINDATLEAAIADVDMAEMAITSDLVIVRGKVPEGAFTLDDVKGVAVVVEKAEDRGLVKCARSWRYTADVGQDPAFPDVSARDAAVLHELKALSRL